In Bdellovibrionota bacterium, the DNA window TCCAAAAACGTCGTCGCGGTGCGGCTTCTCAAATCGATCGGCTTTCCCGCGCTTGCGCAAATGGTTTCGCGATTGGGTTTCACGTCCCCCATCGCACCCAACCTGTCGTCCGCCCTCGGCAGTTCATCGGTAACGCTTCCGGAGTTGGCGCGTGCTTTCGCCGTTTTCGCCAACGGCGGTATTCGAAACGAACTCCACTCCATTCGATCCGTACAGACCGACACCGGACTTGATTTTTGGCCTCCCCCCCCGCCGAGCCAGCCGGTCCTCGACCCACGCATCGCCTTTGTCATGACCGATCTTTTGCACGGCGTGATTGAATTCGGCACCGGAACGTTCGCAAAAGATCTCCCGTGCAACGTGGCCGGGAAGACCGGAACCACGGATAACAACGTCGACGCGTTATTCGTCGGCTTCAGTCCCGAAATCGTCGCCATTACCTGGATCGGTTTTGACGACCGGAAAACACTCGGCAACGGCGAAACCGGCGCCGTCGCCGCGGGACCGATGTGGAAAGAATTTATGCTGGAAGGATGCAAACAGAACTCGGAAGCGGATTGGAAGCCCCCGCCGGGCGTTCTTCTAGTCGACGTGGATCATTCGAGCGGTCGATTACCCAGCCGTTATTGCACCGATGTCATTGCGGAGGCCTTTCTGGAAGGTACTGCGCCGACGGAAACGTGCGACGAAGAAGAAATCCCGCGGTTGTAAAGAATTGGCGAGTTCTCGCCCCCCCATAGGTGAATAGTGACACAATAGTTATAATTTAGTATAACTAATATGTGAAGTTTTTGGCGTTTAAAAAACGCATGAAAAAGGGCGTATTTACCTGGAGCGAAGCCAAGACGGTGGCGTTCGATACGCCGCCGCCTACGCTCAAGCTGCAGTTGCATTTGTGGAAGCGAGCCGGTGAAATCGTCGCCGTCCGCCGAGGAGTCTACGGCTTCACAGATTCGATTCCAGAAACCGAAGAGATTCTGAAAGCATTGTATCCGCCCTGTTACGTAAGCCTGGAGAGCGCGCTCTCCATCCACGGCCTCATTCCGGACGTGCCGTTCGCGACTACCGGCGTTACCACCCGCCCATCTCGAAATTTTTCGACGCCTTGGGGAACTTTCATTTTTCGCCGGCTCAAGAGCGAAGCTTTCAAGGGCTTTGATCCGAAGACGTTGATCGCATTCAAAGAAAAAGCGGTCGTGGATTATCTGTTCTTCAGCCGCCGGCGATTTGGAAATGAGAAATCGCCGTGGCAGGAACGAAGATGGCAAAATTTGAGAGGGTTCAATTTTCGGCGAGCCCGAAAATACGCCCGCGCTTTCGGATCCGGACAGCTTACGCGACTTATCGGAGGCCTAGAGGATTATGCAACAACTCATGATGTTGATTGAGAAGGCGCGTCCCAAAGGTACGCGGCATGCGACGAATATCGCCCGGGAATATCTTCAGGTGCTTGTTCTAAAAGCCGTTTACCAGTCTCCTTACGGACGCGATCTTTCCTTCATGGGCGGAACATGCCTGCGACTCTGTTACGGCTTGAAACGCTACTCGGAAGATTTGGATTTTTCACACGATGTTTTAACCGAAAACTATTCTTTCGCTCGATTGAACGAGTTTATTGAACGCCGCTTGAAGGAACGCGGCATTCTCGTCGAAACGGCGACAAAGGAACCCAAATCCGTGGATCGATCTTTTGTTCGGTTGTCCTTAGGTCCCCTTGGGCTGACGGAACGAAAGGGTCAGAAGCTTCATATTAAGATTGAGGTGGACAATCGACCGCCCCCAATCCAAAGCACTCGTCGGGAGGAGTATTTCCTCGCCCGGTACAACGAACTGTTTCCGATCATCAAGCACGTCGAAAGCACGTTATTCGCCGGTAAGGCGCTGGCGATTCTAATGCGACCGCAGCTTCTGGGCCGAGATTGTTACGACCTGATCTGGTATCTCCAGCGCCATACCCCGTGCGATC includes these proteins:
- a CDS encoding nucleotidyl transferase AbiEii/AbiGii toxin family protein translates to MQQLMMLIEKARPKGTRHATNIAREYLQVLVLKAVYQSPYGRDLSFMGGTCLRLCYGLKRYSEDLDFSHDVLTENYSFARLNEFIERRLKERGILVETATKEPKSVDRSFVRLSLGPLGLTERKGQKLHIKIEVDNRPPPIQSTRREEYFLARYNELFPIIKHVESTLFAGKALAILMRPQLLGRDCYDLIWYLQRHTPCDLSYLNAGLRIAKKKGAAVRDFPELLRAIRARLKETSAPAILADIQAFLEDPTEVEWIKRFHEVFEQIAKNHQISRQK